In one window of Legionella fallonii LLAP-10 DNA:
- a CDS encoding adenylate/guanylate cyclase domain-containing protein has translation MSKHILNDEVGRLAALEELHILDTPPEAQFDKFVDLATDLLQVPISFISFLDEERQWIKSQFGLGAKEIPRKLAFCNITIQRTDPLVIPDLLQDKRFADSPYVHNAPYLRFYAGVPLANKQGYNVGTFCVADHNPVELRPEQLKLLKELAALIEEQLTFREANLLLRKIKKQLELRNNFIRKVFSYYMSDDVVSSILDSQKQQKLGGTEQKVTTMFSDLRNFTPLSDSLHPEELMSLLNIYFTKMVGVVEKYKGTIASFIGDAIMVIFGAPYSTPDDSLRAIACAVDMQLTLRKLNKANQKKGLPQLMMGVGINTGPAVVGNLGSKKRMQYSAIGSSVNLASRIQDLSLGGQVLISEATYLENSQNIAINGHLQVKAKGFDYPIHIYDIAGVDEDFHLHL, from the coding sequence ATGAGCAAACATATCCTAAATGATGAAGTCGGGCGACTTGCTGCATTGGAGGAACTGCACATTTTAGATACTCCACCGGAAGCCCAATTTGATAAATTTGTGGATCTTGCAACTGATTTACTGCAAGTTCCTATAAGTTTTATTTCTTTTTTAGATGAGGAAAGGCAGTGGATTAAGTCGCAATTTGGATTAGGGGCAAAAGAGATTCCACGAAAACTAGCATTTTGTAATATCACTATTCAGCGTACCGATCCTCTTGTTATTCCTGACTTACTTCAAGATAAACGTTTTGCGGATAGTCCCTATGTACATAATGCACCTTATTTGCGATTTTATGCTGGAGTCCCTTTAGCCAATAAACAGGGATATAATGTAGGTACTTTTTGCGTGGCCGATCATAATCCTGTTGAGTTGAGGCCTGAACAACTAAAGCTCTTAAAGGAGTTAGCTGCTTTAATTGAAGAGCAATTGACTTTTAGGGAAGCGAATCTGCTATTAAGAAAAATTAAAAAACAACTAGAGTTACGTAATAATTTTATTCGTAAAGTGTTTAGTTATTATATGTCTGATGATGTTGTTTCTTCGATTCTTGATTCACAAAAGCAACAAAAGCTTGGGGGAACAGAGCAAAAAGTCACTACTATGTTTAGCGACCTAAGAAATTTTACCCCTTTATCTGATTCTCTTCACCCTGAAGAATTGATGAGTCTACTTAATATCTATTTTACTAAAATGGTTGGGGTTGTAGAGAAATATAAAGGTACGATAGCTTCGTTTATTGGCGATGCTATCATGGTAATTTTTGGAGCACCTTATTCAACACCAGATGATTCATTAAGAGCCATAGCTTGCGCAGTAGACATGCAATTAACTCTCAGAAAATTAAATAAAGCGAATCAAAAAAAAGGCTTGCCACAGTTGATGATGGGAGTAGGCATTAATACTGGGCCGGCTGTAGTGGGGAATCTTGGATCTAAAAAGCGCATGCAATATAGTGCGATAGGTTCTTCAGTTAATTTAGCTTCTCGTATTCAAGATCTTAGTCTTGGGGGACAAGTCTTGATTTCTGAAGCAACTTATTTGGAAAATAGCCAAAATATAGCGATTAATGGGCATTTGCAAGTCAAGGCAAAGGGATTTGATTATCCAATTCATATTTATGATATTGCTGGGGTTGATGAGGACTTTCATCTTCATTTGTAA
- a CDS encoding rhodanese-like domain-containing protein: MKQHSLRFLALVEESRKHIKEITPQELKEKMNNKEQFSLIDVREDHEWTKGHIPTAIHLGKGIIERDIENMIPEMNAPIVVYCSGGFRCALVANTLQQMGYTQVSSLDTGLQGWFDAGYDITRQD; the protein is encoded by the coding sequence ATGAAGCAACATTCCTTACGGTTTCTAGCATTAGTAGAGGAATCTAGAAAACACATTAAAGAAATAACACCACAAGAACTGAAAGAGAAAATGAACAACAAAGAACAATTCTCTTTAATTGATGTGCGTGAGGATCATGAATGGACCAAAGGACACATCCCTACAGCCATACATCTAGGTAAGGGAATTATTGAACGAGATATTGAAAACATGATTCCTGAAATGAATGCACCAATTGTTGTATATTGCAGCGGTGGTTTTCGTTGCGCTCTAGTGGCTAATACGCTGCAACAAATGGGATACACTCAAGTTTCATCTTTAGACACCGGATTACAAGGCTGGTTTGATGCAGGTTACGATATAACAAGACAGGATTAG
- a CDS encoding adenylate/guanylate cyclase domain-containing protein — protein MIERLYKKINEVLIPLRSSMLFIFISLFVTTTLLIILVTALRYTEALSNIAHQRMRNASLIVLNRLHANIAPAQIHCTFIAHLIEQDFIYAHEAQIAPLIMDIVKILPLVNGAYWGNQDGDFIYAKRELDGSITSEFYRRSQNPATRTIINRDIHGKIIRKYLSSNLSYDHRGRPWYVLAQKEKKTSWSDVYLFEDPPIKGITVSSPVFKNGVFWGAVGIDINLSELSQFVKSQKITPNSYLFIVNKEEKFIAYPNLPSFTNLATTNGVFNKTDVSPNSLIDQTLKKYQQLGGERKRVTFSYSYDNQVYMVTYVPSKIFAAYGWLVGVVALQTDFISNLKKMHLITIYISLTILMLGIFLVSGLVSHIVKPLKTLVAETENIKQFNLDNKIAITSKIKEVIQLKNAVDSMKLGLKLFQKYIPKVLVKQLIASGEDIRTGGVRKNLTILFSDIQHFTTIAEKIEPNLLMAQMGEYFEELTRVIIDEQGTIDKYIGDSIMAFWGAPLPNAHPCHRAAKAALRCQKKLDTLNEMWLQKGGKAFITRIGIHMGDAIVGNLGSSERLNYTAIGDAINVASRLESINKNYQTRIIVSDIVYEQIKDKFALRMIDHVVVKGRTQSCYIYELLTDDIKNLEFDLNAYNSFFEQGFLAYKQQSWDEAIVHFKKCVEIYPSDTIAPIFIGRCQQFKSTPPKADWDGIME, from the coding sequence ATGATTGAACGCCTTTATAAAAAAATAAATGAGGTATTGATCCCCCTGCGCTCCAGCATGCTCTTTATTTTTATTTCTCTTTTTGTCACAACAACCTTATTAATCATTCTTGTAACAGCATTACGCTATACTGAAGCCTTATCAAACATAGCACATCAACGCATGAGAAATGCCTCTCTAATAGTATTAAATAGATTGCACGCAAACATCGCACCAGCCCAAATACATTGCACATTCATTGCGCATCTTATCGAGCAAGACTTTATTTACGCACATGAAGCCCAAATTGCTCCTTTAATTATGGACATAGTCAAAATATTACCTTTAGTAAATGGGGCTTATTGGGGAAACCAAGATGGTGATTTTATTTACGCCAAAAGAGAGTTAGATGGCAGCATTACTTCAGAGTTCTATCGACGTAGCCAGAATCCAGCCACACGAACCATTATTAACCGTGATATTCACGGCAAGATCATAAGAAAATATTTATCAAGCAATTTAAGTTACGATCATCGTGGACGCCCCTGGTATGTTCTAGCACAAAAAGAAAAGAAAACCTCTTGGAGCGATGTATATCTATTTGAAGATCCTCCCATTAAAGGGATAACCGTGAGCTCTCCTGTATTTAAAAACGGGGTCTTTTGGGGGGCCGTTGGTATTGATATCAACTTAAGCGAACTGTCGCAGTTTGTTAAAAGTCAAAAAATAACTCCAAACAGTTACTTATTTATTGTGAATAAAGAAGAAAAATTCATTGCTTATCCTAATCTCCCCTCTTTTACTAATTTGGCAACTACTAATGGAGTATTTAATAAAACCGATGTTAGTCCAAACTCATTAATTGATCAGACACTAAAAAAATACCAACAATTAGGGGGAGAAAGAAAAAGGGTCACATTTTCTTACTCCTATGACAACCAAGTTTATATGGTAACTTATGTACCTAGTAAAATTTTTGCTGCTTATGGCTGGCTTGTTGGTGTTGTAGCGCTGCAAACAGATTTCATTAGTAATCTAAAAAAAATGCATCTAATCACCATTTATATTAGCCTGACCATCCTAATGTTGGGAATATTTCTGGTATCTGGCTTAGTGAGTCATATTGTAAAACCACTTAAAACCTTAGTAGCAGAAACAGAGAATATTAAGCAATTTAATCTAGACAATAAAATTGCGATCACTTCTAAAATAAAAGAAGTGATTCAATTAAAAAACGCAGTAGATTCAATGAAGTTGGGATTGAAATTATTCCAAAAATATATACCTAAAGTTCTCGTAAAACAGCTCATTGCATCAGGCGAAGATATAAGAACCGGAGGTGTTAGAAAAAATCTAACCATCCTCTTTTCAGATATTCAACACTTCACCACCATAGCTGAAAAAATAGAGCCTAATTTATTAATGGCGCAGATGGGAGAATACTTTGAAGAGTTGACGCGAGTCATTATCGATGAACAAGGAACAATTGATAAATATATTGGCGATTCTATTATGGCCTTTTGGGGGGCGCCCTTACCTAATGCCCATCCTTGTCATCGAGCTGCAAAAGCAGCTCTTCGATGCCAAAAAAAATTAGATACACTAAATGAAATGTGGCTACAAAAAGGAGGTAAGGCCTTTATCACTCGCATAGGCATCCATATGGGTGATGCCATTGTGGGTAATCTGGGCTCATCCGAGCGTCTAAATTATACCGCCATAGGTGATGCTATCAATGTCGCTAGTCGACTGGAAAGTATTAATAAAAACTACCAAACTAGAATTATTGTAAGTGACATTGTTTACGAACAAATCAAAGATAAATTTGCGTTAAGAATGATAGACCATGTTGTAGTCAAAGGCAGAACTCAAAGTTGTTACATTTATGAACTGCTAACGGATGATATCAAAAATCTCGAATTTGATCTTAATGCATATAACTCTTTCTTTGAACAAGGCTTTTTAGCTTATAAACAGCAATCCTGGGATGAGGCTATAGTGCATTTTAAGAAATGTGTGGAAATTTATCCTTCAGATACGATAGCTCCTATCTTCATTGGACGCTGCCAACAGTTTAAATCTACTCCCCCCAAAGCAGACTGGGATGGTATTATGGAGTAA
- the aat gene encoding leucyl/phenylalanyl-tRNA--protein transferase, whose amino-acid sequence MDYGDQYAFPDPETSDKQGLLAIGGDLSPRRILQAYSQGIFPWYEPGCPILWWSPNPRLILLPNEFKVSRSLKKSLKKAYKFTIDTAFEQVITSCATHSDRLNKTWITTEMMAAYTNLHHIGYAHSFEIWDETHLIGGLYGISLGNAFFGESMFHIATDASKMALYYLCQTLKQWNFDFIDCQLPTPHLLSLGAKIISRKEFLHLLNLALESPNKAGKWKA is encoded by the coding sequence TTGGATTACGGCGATCAATATGCTTTCCCTGACCCAGAAACTAGTGATAAACAAGGTTTATTAGCTATTGGCGGTGATTTATCGCCTCGACGAATTTTACAAGCTTATTCTCAAGGTATTTTCCCCTGGTATGAGCCTGGCTGCCCCATTTTATGGTGGTCTCCTAATCCAAGACTCATCTTACTACCTAACGAATTTAAAGTGTCGCGTAGTTTAAAAAAGTCACTTAAGAAAGCTTACAAATTCACAATAGATACCGCTTTTGAGCAAGTAATTACTTCTTGTGCTACGCATTCTGATCGTCTGAATAAAACCTGGATCACTACTGAAATGATGGCGGCTTACACCAATTTACACCACATAGGTTATGCCCACTCATTTGAGATTTGGGACGAAACCCATTTAATCGGTGGATTGTACGGCATTAGCCTAGGCAATGCTTTTTTTGGTGAATCTATGTTTCATATAGCCACCGATGCATCTAAGATGGCTTTATATTATCTATGTCAAACCCTAAAGCAATGGAATTTTGATTTTATTGATTGTCAATTACCCACTCCTCATTTACTTAGCTTAGGCGCAAAAATTATCTCACGAAAAGAATTTCTTCATCTATTAAATCTGGCATTAGAAAGTCCTAATAAAGCAGGTAAATGGAAGGCATAG
- a CDS encoding NUDIX domain-containing protein, translating to MRLYHVFKNIVFSLLAKRTVGARALLIKDEHVLLVKHTYQPGWYTVGGGVDTGETPRQAIERELKEEVGVTLLAPPELFSVYYSRNEKRDDYVVFYIAHDCIQETVTSPEIAEQQWFPLNQLPSDISPATQRRIDEYLKRIPISERW from the coding sequence GTGAGACTTTATCATGTTTTTAAAAATATAGTTTTTTCCCTTTTGGCAAAAAGAACTGTAGGAGCCAGAGCTCTTCTCATCAAGGATGAACACGTTTTGCTGGTTAAACATACTTATCAGCCTGGGTGGTATACTGTTGGCGGAGGAGTGGATACAGGAGAAACCCCACGCCAGGCTATAGAAAGAGAATTAAAAGAAGAGGTTGGAGTAACCTTACTTGCCCCGCCAGAATTATTTTCCGTGTATTACAGTAGAAATGAAAAACGTGACGATTATGTTGTTTTTTACATTGCCCATGATTGTATTCAAGAAACAGTGACCTCACCTGAAATTGCAGAACAGCAATGGTTTCCTTTAAATCAATTACCCTCAGATATTTCACCGGCAACTCAACGCAGAATTGATGAGTATTTAAAGAGAATACCAATTAGTGAGCGTTGGTAA
- the proB gene encoding glutamate 5-kinase, translating to MNIVVKVGTQSILSHDGSPFESVMLHLVEQIVQLQKAGHQVVLVSSGAVSSGRKVANQMLGRQYGHSTGEKQLLASLGQHELMRLYTTLFKDHQILVSQLLLTKQDFQTRKHYLNIARLLREILKQKNIVPIINENDSVAIEELMFTDNDELAGLIAAQMNVEKLIILSNVHGVYSAHPDEPGSEIISVIDSEQGWPEVSAVKSTHGRGGMSSKLATARKMSGLGITTHIASIDVPSVITRIMNQEQLGTIILPSKKKSSIKRWIAYNNSKQTGAVTINQGLLDILKENKRIISILPVGIVQSSGYFKKGDLVEIQSVSGEKIGIGIAKYDANKLNECLGQKDQPAFIHYDHLHIF from the coding sequence ATGAACATTGTTGTAAAAGTTGGCACTCAAAGCATTTTGTCTCATGATGGTAGTCCTTTTGAATCAGTAATGTTGCATTTAGTAGAGCAAATAGTGCAGTTACAAAAAGCAGGACATCAAGTCGTTCTGGTGAGTTCAGGCGCTGTTAGTTCCGGTAGAAAAGTGGCAAATCAGATGCTTGGACGTCAGTATGGCCATTCTACTGGGGAAAAACAGCTTTTAGCATCCTTAGGGCAGCATGAGTTAATGCGTCTTTATACTACTTTGTTTAAAGACCATCAGATACTTGTTTCTCAACTATTATTAACGAAGCAAGATTTTCAAACGAGAAAGCATTATTTGAATATTGCACGTTTACTACGAGAGATTTTAAAGCAAAAAAATATTGTCCCTATCATTAATGAAAATGATAGTGTTGCCATTGAAGAACTCATGTTTACCGATAACGATGAATTAGCTGGTCTTATTGCAGCACAAATGAATGTTGAGAAATTAATTATTTTAAGTAATGTTCATGGTGTTTATTCCGCACATCCTGACGAACCGGGTTCTGAAATTATTTCTGTGATTGATTCTGAGCAAGGATGGCCAGAAGTATCTGCGGTCAAAAGTACTCATGGTCGTGGTGGGATGAGTAGTAAATTAGCAACTGCTCGAAAAATGTCAGGATTAGGAATCACTACTCATATTGCTAGTATTGATGTTCCTTCGGTGATTACCCGTATCATGAATCAAGAACAATTGGGGACTATCATTCTACCGAGCAAGAAAAAATCCAGTATTAAAAGATGGATAGCTTATAATAATAGTAAGCAAACAGGAGCAGTGACAATAAATCAGGGACTATTGGATATTTTAAAAGAAAATAAACGCATTATTAGTATATTGCCTGTGGGTATAGTACAGAGTAGTGGTTATTTTAAAAAAGGTGATTTAGTCGAGATACAATCAGTTTCTGGTGAGAAAATAGGTATAGGTATTGCTAAATACGATGCCAATAAATTAAATGAATGTTTAGGCCAGAAAGACCAACCTGCATTCATCCATTATGATCACTTACACATTTTTTAG
- a CDS encoding glutamate-5-semialdehyde dehydrogenase: MINHLKAVKEASYHLRLLDNSKRVDVLLHLADQLRKACSQIIEENKKDLALMAKEDPMYDRLLLSKERIHAIANDLELVAALPDPLGVNLEERVQPNGLKIEKISVPLGVVAVIYESRPNVTIDVFALCFKSGNACVLKGGKEAHHSNQFLVSLIHRSLREHGLDTHLAYLLPPEREATNRLLNAMNLVDVCIPRGSQSLIQFVREHAKIPVIETGAGIVHTYFHVSGDVEKGRFIINNAKTRRVSVCNALDTLIIDERSLLNLYYLVELLIQNNVELFADDLSYKALDSFYPEKLLHQAKPGDFGHEFLSYKMAIKTVSSVEEAVAHIRQHTSGHSEAIIAADQDVVDYFLDHVDAAAVYVNASTAFTDGGQFGMGAEIGISTQKLHARGPMGLEALTSYKWLIRGDGQIRV, translated from the coding sequence ATGATCAATCACTTAAAAGCGGTGAAAGAGGCCAGTTATCACTTAAGGCTGTTGGACAATAGCAAACGAGTTGATGTTTTATTACACTTGGCGGATCAGCTACGAAAAGCGTGTTCTCAAATCATAGAAGAGAATAAAAAAGATTTGGCTTTAATGGCCAAAGAGGATCCTATGTATGATAGGCTGCTTCTATCAAAAGAGCGAATTCACGCTATAGCGAATGATCTGGAATTAGTTGCTGCGTTGCCTGATCCTTTAGGCGTTAACCTTGAGGAACGAGTACAACCTAATGGCTTAAAAATTGAAAAAATATCGGTACCACTTGGTGTGGTTGCGGTAATTTATGAATCCCGACCGAATGTGACCATAGATGTTTTTGCTTTATGTTTTAAATCAGGTAATGCTTGTGTTTTAAAAGGAGGTAAAGAAGCGCATCATAGTAATCAATTTTTAGTGTCTCTCATTCATCGAAGTCTGCGAGAGCATGGTCTTGATACCCATTTGGCTTATTTATTACCGCCTGAACGCGAGGCAACAAATCGTCTGTTGAATGCAATGAATTTGGTTGATGTCTGCATCCCGAGAGGCAGCCAATCATTAATTCAATTTGTACGTGAGCACGCAAAAATTCCTGTTATAGAAACGGGGGCAGGGATAGTACATACTTATTTTCATGTCAGCGGTGATGTGGAAAAAGGACGCTTTATTATAAACAATGCTAAAACAAGAAGAGTAAGTGTTTGCAACGCATTAGATACCTTAATCATCGATGAGAGAAGCTTGCTTAATTTATATTATTTGGTTGAGTTGCTTATTCAAAACAATGTGGAACTATTCGCAGATGATTTAAGTTATAAAGCACTGGATTCTTTTTATCCAGAAAAACTTCTTCACCAAGCAAAACCAGGTGATTTTGGCCATGAGTTCTTATCTTATAAGATGGCTATAAAAACAGTTTCATCTGTAGAGGAAGCAGTTGCCCATATCCGACAGCATACTTCAGGGCATAGTGAGGCTATTATCGCTGCAGACCAGGATGTAGTGGACTATTTTCTTGACCATGTTGATGCTGCTGCTGTTTATGTGAATGCTTCAACAGCGTTTACCGATGGCGGACAGTTTGGTATGGGAGCTGAAATTGGTATTAGTACGCAAAAGTTACATGCTCGCGGTCCTATGGGGCTAGAAGCCTTAACCAGTTATAAATGGCTGATTCGAGGGGATGGGCAGATTAGAGTATAG
- a CDS encoding phosphatidylethanolamine N-methyltransferase family domain-containing protein codes for MYLTIRNLFGPLFLILVCPVFVMLMWYTNTELNGSLLALWNLLLEQGVAQTIYKVWAPVFWGSATAWKVIFYFTIFQLAIMRLLPGKMFNGPITPQGNVPVYKENGALAFITTMVVFCVASFGLNLFPATILYDNLGAILGALNLSSLIFCAFLYVKGRFFPSTTDSGTTNNILFDYYWGTELYPQIWGWSLKKFITCRFGMMSWGLFLLSYAAKQAELGGLANSMLISVALQLLYVGKFFIWEKGYLRSLDIMHDRAGFYICWGCMVWVPCVYTSPSMYLVLHPIQLSVGWAVAIFVLGVASILINYWADAQRLTTRASNGQCTVWGKKPVTVLAHYKTSDGESKQSLLLASGWWGVARHFHYVPEIAGAFFWSLPALFENFSPYFYVCFLTVLLLDRAFRDDKRCANKYGQYWTKYCELVPYKIVPFVI; via the coding sequence ATGTATTTAACTATAAGAAATCTTTTTGGTCCTTTATTTCTCATTCTTGTTTGTCCTGTTTTTGTCATGCTGATGTGGTATACCAACACAGAACTTAACGGATCTTTGTTAGCTTTGTGGAATTTATTGTTGGAACAAGGTGTTGCGCAGACTATCTATAAAGTATGGGCACCTGTTTTTTGGGGTTCTGCTACTGCGTGGAAGGTTATTTTCTATTTTACTATATTTCAATTGGCCATAATGCGTTTATTACCAGGGAAGATGTTTAATGGCCCTATTACTCCTCAAGGTAATGTTCCTGTTTATAAAGAAAATGGTGCTTTGGCCTTTATTACTACTATGGTGGTATTTTGCGTCGCATCTTTTGGTCTGAATTTATTCCCCGCGACTATTTTGTACGATAATTTAGGGGCTATTTTAGGTGCCCTGAACCTATCCAGTTTGATATTTTGCGCTTTTTTGTATGTGAAAGGGCGGTTTTTCCCATCAACCACCGATTCAGGAACCACTAATAATATATTGTTTGATTATTATTGGGGGACAGAGCTTTATCCACAAATATGGGGTTGGAGTCTTAAGAAATTTATCACTTGTCGTTTTGGTATGATGAGTTGGGGACTTTTTCTTCTGTCTTATGCTGCAAAACAAGCGGAACTAGGTGGTTTGGCTAATTCCATGTTGATTTCCGTTGCCTTACAGCTTTTATATGTTGGCAAGTTCTTTATTTGGGAAAAGGGCTATTTGCGTTCATTAGATATTATGCATGATAGAGCTGGTTTTTACATTTGCTGGGGATGTATGGTTTGGGTTCCCTGTGTTTATACTTCACCTAGCATGTATCTGGTTCTTCATCCCATTCAATTAAGTGTGGGATGGGCTGTAGCAATCTTTGTTCTTGGTGTTGCAAGTATCCTTATTAACTATTGGGCTGATGCACAGCGCCTTACAACTAGAGCCTCTAATGGTCAGTGTACTGTCTGGGGTAAGAAACCTGTTACTGTGTTAGCTCATTATAAAACTAGTGATGGCGAGAGCAAACAAAGTCTATTGCTTGCTTCTGGTTGGTGGGGTGTTGCTCGACATTTTCATTATGTACCAGAGATAGCTGGCGCATTCTTTTGGTCTCTTCCGGCGCTTTTTGAGAATTTCTCTCCTTATTTTTATGTTTGTTTCTTGACCGTTCTTTTATTAGATCGAGCATTTCGTGATGACAAGCGATGTGCCAATAAATATGGTCAATATTGGACTAAATACTGCGAATTAGTTCCGTATAAAATTGTCCCTTTTGTCATTTGA